One window from the genome of Nocardioides panaciterrulae encodes:
- a CDS encoding ABC transporter ATP-binding protein, with the protein MTAVLEFADVTVRRGQATLLDAVSWTVEEDERWVILGPNGAGKTTLLQVASAQLHPTTGVAGILEEVLGTVDVFELRPRIGLASAALAERIPRSERVRDVVVSASYAVVGRWREEYDGLDHDRALDLLTEVGAAHLADRTFGTLSEGERKRVQIARALMADPELLLLDEPAAGLDLGGREDLVSTLSVLAMDPDSPATVLVSHHVEEIPPGFTHALLLRQGGVVAAGLLDHVITEENLSATFGMPLVLSREDGRFAARRRVRHR; encoded by the coding sequence ATGACCGCCGTCCTGGAGTTCGCAGACGTCACCGTCCGGCGCGGCCAGGCCACGCTGCTCGACGCCGTCTCGTGGACCGTCGAGGAGGACGAGCGCTGGGTGATCCTCGGCCCCAACGGCGCCGGCAAGACCACGCTGCTGCAGGTCGCCTCGGCGCAGCTGCACCCGACCACCGGCGTCGCCGGCATCCTCGAGGAGGTGCTCGGCACGGTCGACGTGTTCGAGCTCCGCCCCCGCATCGGGTTGGCCAGCGCGGCCCTGGCCGAGCGGATCCCGCGCAGCGAGCGGGTGCGCGACGTCGTCGTGTCCGCCTCCTACGCCGTGGTCGGCCGCTGGCGCGAGGAGTACGACGGCCTCGACCACGACCGGGCCCTCGACCTGCTCACCGAGGTCGGGGCCGCCCACCTGGCCGACCGCACCTTCGGCACCCTCAGCGAGGGGGAGCGCAAGCGCGTCCAGATCGCCCGGGCGCTGATGGCCGACCCCGAGCTGCTGCTGCTGGACGAGCCCGCCGCCGGCCTGGACCTCGGTGGCCGCGAGGACCTGGTCTCCACCCTGTCGGTGCTGGCCATGGATCCGGACTCGCCGGCGACCGTGTTGGTCTCCCACCACGTGGAGGAGATCCCGCCGGGCTTCACCCACGCGCTGCTGCTGCGCCAGGGCGGGGTCGTGGCCGCCGGTCTGCTCGACCACGTCATCACCGAGGAGAACCTCTCGGCGACATTCGGCATGCCGCTGGTGTTGAGTCGTGAGGACGGCCGTTTCGCGGCCCGTCGACGCGTGCGGCACCGGTAG
- a CDS encoding dienelactone hydrolase family protein: protein MREIADMAEVLLYHHIQGLTDGVRAFADDLRTAGHTVHTPDLFGGRTFGSIEEGFGFARETGFDAIRERGAAAAEELGAGLVYAGFSFGVTIAQRLAQTRPGARGALLLHSCLPVAEFGEAWPEAVPVQIHGKEGDEFFEEDLPAARELAGSAAAAELFVYPGDQHLFADSSLDAYDPEASALLRERVRAFLASVTPAATA, encoded by the coding sequence GTGAGGGAGATCGCTGACATGGCCGAGGTGCTGCTCTACCACCACATCCAGGGCCTGACCGACGGAGTGCGGGCCTTCGCCGACGACCTGCGGACTGCCGGGCACACCGTGCACACGCCCGACCTGTTCGGCGGCCGCACGTTCGGCAGCATCGAGGAGGGTTTCGGATTCGCACGGGAGACGGGGTTCGACGCGATCCGGGAGCGGGGCGCCGCCGCGGCCGAGGAGCTCGGTGCCGGGCTCGTCTACGCCGGATTCTCCTTCGGCGTGACGATCGCGCAACGGCTCGCCCAGACCCGGCCCGGCGCCCGCGGGGCACTGCTCCTCCACTCCTGCCTCCCGGTCGCGGAGTTCGGGGAGGCGTGGCCGGAGGCGGTGCCGGTGCAGATCCACGGCAAGGAGGGCGACGAGTTCTTCGAGGAGGACCTGCCGGCCGCACGTGAGCTCGCCGGGTCCGCGGCGGCCGCGGAGCTGTTCGTCTACCCCGGCGACCAGCACCTCTTCGCCGACTCCTCGCTCGACGCCTACGACCCGGAGGCGTCGGCGCTGCTGAGGGAACGGGTGCGCGCGTTCCTCGCCTCCGTCACACCGGCGGCGACGGCGTGA
- the fabI gene encoding enoyl-ACP reductase FabI, which translates to MGILDGKRILVAGVTMDSSIGFATAKVAQEQGATVLISNFGRALGITRRIAKRLPVEPPVLELDVTDPEHLERLPGLVGEHVDGLDGVVHSIAYGNPETLLGGKFLQGPWEDVAQAVRVSAYSLMSLTQACRPLMGEGGSVVGLTFDATVAWPAYDWMGVAKAGLESCSRYLARDLGPDGIRVNLVSAGPLKTLAAKAIPGFEELESMWSTRAPLGWDERDQTPTAKAVCALLSDFFPATTGEIVHVDGGFHAMGA; encoded by the coding sequence ATGGGCATTCTGGACGGCAAGCGGATCCTGGTCGCGGGCGTCACGATGGACTCCTCCATCGGCTTCGCGACCGCGAAGGTGGCGCAGGAGCAGGGCGCGACCGTGCTCATCTCCAACTTCGGGCGGGCGCTGGGAATCACCCGGCGGATCGCCAAGCGGCTGCCGGTCGAGCCTCCCGTGCTCGAGCTGGACGTCACCGACCCCGAGCACCTCGAGCGGCTGCCCGGCCTGGTCGGCGAGCACGTCGACGGCCTCGACGGCGTGGTCCACTCCATCGCCTACGGCAACCCCGAGACGCTGCTCGGCGGCAAGTTCCTCCAGGGTCCCTGGGAGGACGTCGCCCAGGCGGTCCGGGTCTCGGCGTACTCGCTGATGTCGCTGACGCAGGCCTGCCGTCCGCTGATGGGTGAGGGGGGCTCGGTCGTCGGGCTCACCTTCGACGCCACGGTGGCCTGGCCGGCCTACGACTGGATGGGCGTGGCCAAGGCCGGCCTGGAGTCCTGCTCGCGCTACCTCGCCCGCGACCTTGGCCCCGACGGCATCCGGGTCAACCTGGTCTCCGCGGGGCCGCTGAAGACGCTCGCGGCCAAGGCGATCCCCGGCTTCGAGGAGCTGGAGTCGATGTGGAGCACCCGCGCGCCGCTCGGCTGGGACGAGAGGGACCAGACGCCGACCGCGAAGGCGGTCTGCGCGCTGCTCTCGGACTTCTTCCCGGCGACCACCGGTGAGATCGTCCACGTCGACGGCGGCTTCCACGCGATGGGTGCCTGA
- the serB gene encoding phosphoserine phosphatase SerB, protein MPQTSPRTPETLLITLTGKDRPGVTSTLLGTLAHVGVDVIDIEQIVLRGRLILGVLVTTPRDWRRLQSAVEDTARDLGMAVDVDRGVGDTRNRGGGRAHVTVIGMPLRAAAMAAVAGRIADSGANIDRMERMARYPVTAIDLHVSGTDPDALRGVLAAEAARQGIDIAVQPANLLRRGMRLIVMDVDSTLVQGEVIEMLAAHAGCEREVAAVTESAMRGEVDFEESLRRRVALLEGVPASALDEVYDAIELAPGARTMVRTLRRLGYRFAIVSGGFSQITDRLAADLGIHFSRANELEIVDGRLTGRIVGEVVDRAGKAAALRQFAAEVGVPEAAVIAIGDGANDLDMLAAAGLGIAYNAKPVVQDAADTSVNVPYLDAIVYLLGISREEIEQADAEAGIVTPSPPV, encoded by the coding sequence ATGCCCCAGACGTCGCCCCGCACCCCCGAGACCCTGCTCATCACGCTGACCGGCAAGGACCGGCCGGGTGTGACGTCCACGCTGCTCGGCACCCTGGCCCACGTGGGCGTCGACGTCATCGACATCGAGCAGATCGTGCTGCGGGGGCGGCTGATCCTCGGGGTGCTGGTCACCACGCCGCGCGACTGGCGCCGGCTGCAGTCCGCGGTCGAGGACACCGCGCGCGACCTCGGCATGGCCGTGGACGTCGACCGTGGTGTCGGCGACACCAGGAACCGGGGCGGCGGCCGCGCCCACGTGACGGTCATCGGCATGCCGCTGCGGGCCGCCGCGATGGCCGCGGTGGCCGGCCGGATCGCCGACAGCGGCGCGAACATCGACCGGATGGAGCGGATGGCGCGCTACCCGGTCACCGCGATCGACCTGCACGTCTCGGGCACCGACCCCGACGCGCTGCGCGGCGTGCTCGCGGCCGAGGCGGCCCGGCAGGGCATCGACATCGCGGTGCAGCCCGCCAACCTGCTGCGCCGCGGCATGCGGCTGATCGTGATGGACGTCGACTCCACGCTCGTGCAGGGCGAGGTGATCGAGATGCTGGCCGCGCACGCCGGCTGCGAACGCGAGGTGGCCGCGGTGACCGAGTCGGCGATGCGCGGCGAGGTGGACTTCGAGGAGTCGCTGCGGCGCCGGGTCGCCCTGCTCGAGGGCGTCCCGGCGTCCGCGCTCGACGAGGTCTACGACGCGATCGAGCTCGCGCCCGGCGCCCGCACGATGGTGCGGACCCTGCGTCGCCTGGGCTACCGGTTCGCGATCGTCTCGGGCGGCTTCAGCCAGATCACCGACCGCCTGGCCGCCGACCTCGGCATCCACTTCTCCCGCGCCAACGAGCTCGAGATCGTCGACGGGCGGCTCACCGGCCGGATCGTGGGCGAGGTGGTGGACCGGGCCGGCAAGGCCGCGGCGCTGCGCCAGTTCGCCGCCGAGGTCGGGGTGCCGGAGGCGGCCGTGATCGCGATCGGCGACGGCGCCAACGACCTCGACATGCTGGCCGCCGCCGGGCTCGGCATCGCCTACAACGCCAAGCCGGTGGTGCAGGACGCGGCCGACACCTCGGTCAACGTGCCCTACCTCGACGCGATCGTCTACCTGCTGGGGATCTCCCGCGAGGAGATCGAGCAGGCCGACGCGGAGGCCGGCATCGTCACGCCGTCGCCGCCGGTGTGA
- a CDS encoding Mur ligase family protein: MTQHSPGALVEVRVLEGPNLYFPRAAVKLTLDITGLAAAETEGVARLARRIGLASARPGDPETGFRQRFAARAVARLVRAVAAESGTTRLAVRVRPTVDPHRLVVAYPWRHRTRAEVLARSVAEVLDALPASDVEAAVGRAAAAVAAAEAGPAPQTLTPRVPVVAVTGTNGKTTTSRMIAHIGRTHGLGVGWSSTDGIYVNGELVEAGDYSGPSGAGRVLAHEAVELAVTETARGGILLKGIGLTRNDVSVVTNVSADHLGLHGIDTVDQLAEVKSVVAQITRKDGWSVLNADDPRVLAMRHVVKARPWVFSRDPDSPAIRETLTGGGRATSVIDGQVAVFVPGADPDPLVALVDVPMTLAGLSRFNVENTLAAASAALALGIPREVVVEGLRTFLPDSEHNPGRMNLFSLGEVSVVVDLAHNEAGLEALLEVASGVRRPGARLLLALGVVGDRQDDLIEKLAEIGARDSDLMVIAHKAHYLRGRSVEELDELLRTGAERVGVSGVTSYPTEVAGLAALVERAQPGDVVALMCHAERAAVYDWIAAHGGTPDGPETLRDKVRAAAGVS, from the coding sequence GTGACGCAGCACTCTCCGGGCGCGCTGGTCGAGGTCCGGGTCCTGGAGGGCCCCAACCTGTACTTCCCACGCGCGGCGGTCAAGCTGACGCTGGACATCACCGGGCTGGCCGCCGCGGAGACCGAGGGCGTGGCCCGGCTGGCCCGCCGGATCGGGCTGGCCTCGGCCCGGCCGGGTGACCCGGAGACCGGCTTCCGGCAACGGTTCGCGGCCCGGGCGGTGGCTCGCCTGGTCCGGGCCGTTGCGGCGGAGTCCGGCACCACCCGGCTCGCCGTACGTGTCCGGCCGACCGTGGACCCGCACCGCCTGGTGGTCGCCTACCCGTGGCGGCACCGGACCCGGGCGGAGGTGCTGGCCCGGTCCGTGGCGGAGGTGCTCGACGCGCTCCCGGCGTCCGACGTCGAGGCGGCGGTCGGGCGGGCCGCCGCGGCGGTCGCCGCCGCCGAGGCGGGGCCCGCGCCGCAGACGCTGACGCCCCGGGTCCCGGTGGTGGCCGTCACCGGCACCAACGGCAAGACCACCACCTCGCGGATGATCGCCCACATCGGGCGCACCCACGGCCTGGGCGTGGGCTGGTCGAGCACCGACGGGATCTACGTCAACGGTGAGCTGGTCGAGGCCGGCGACTACTCCGGGCCCAGCGGTGCGGGGCGCGTGCTGGCCCACGAGGCGGTCGAGCTGGCCGTGACCGAGACCGCCCGGGGCGGCATCCTGCTCAAGGGCATCGGCCTGACCCGCAACGACGTCTCGGTGGTCACCAACGTCTCCGCGGACCACCTCGGCCTGCACGGCATCGACACCGTGGACCAGCTCGCCGAGGTCAAGTCCGTGGTCGCGCAGATCACCCGCAAGGACGGCTGGTCGGTGCTCAACGCCGACGACCCGCGAGTGCTCGCGATGCGCCACGTGGTCAAGGCGCGGCCGTGGGTGTTCTCCCGCGACCCCGACAGCCCGGCCATCCGCGAGACCCTCACCGGGGGCGGCCGGGCCACGAGCGTCATCGACGGCCAGGTGGCCGTGTTCGTGCCCGGGGCCGACCCCGACCCGCTGGTCGCGCTCGTGGACGTGCCGATGACGCTGGCCGGGCTGTCCCGCTTCAACGTCGAGAACACGCTGGCGGCCGCCTCCGCGGCGCTCGCGCTCGGCATCCCGCGCGAGGTCGTGGTCGAGGGGCTGCGCACGTTCCTGCCCGACTCCGAGCACAACCCCGGGCGGATGAACCTGTTCTCCCTCGGCGAGGTCTCCGTCGTCGTGGACCTCGCGCACAACGAGGCCGGGCTCGAGGCGCTGCTGGAGGTCGCGAGCGGCGTACGCCGCCCCGGCGCGCGGCTGCTGCTGGCGCTCGGGGTGGTCGGGGACCGGCAGGACGACCTGATCGAGAAGCTGGCCGAGATCGGCGCGCGCGACAGCGACCTGATGGTGATCGCCCACAAGGCGCACTACCTGCGCGGCCGGTCGGTCGAGGAGCTCGACGAGCTCCTGCGGACCGGTGCCGAGCGGGTCGGGGTCAGCGGCGTGACGTCGTACCCGACCGAGGTGGCGGGCCTCGCGGCGCTGGTGGAGCGGGCGCAGCCCGGCGACGTGGTGGCGCTGATGTGCCACGCCGAGCGGGCCGCGGTCTACGACTGGATCGCCGCGCACGGCGGCACGCCCGACGGCCCGGAGACCCTCCGGGACAAGGTGCGGGCCGCCGCCGGGGTCAGCTGA
- a CDS encoding NfeD family protein translates to MDWLGDNQWAGWLTLAIALGVAEMFSLDLVLIMLAVGSTAGLVAALLGAPLIAQALVAAAASVAMLALVRPSVVRRLHAGPELVLGQRKLLGQRALVTERITAIEPGRVRLAGEIWSAAPYDEHLTIEPGETVEVFEIRGATAYVHPVPTLEP, encoded by the coding sequence ATGGACTGGCTCGGGGACAACCAGTGGGCGGGCTGGCTGACGCTGGCCATCGCGCTGGGTGTGGCCGAGATGTTCAGCCTGGACCTGGTCCTGATCATGCTTGCGGTCGGCTCGACGGCCGGTCTGGTCGCCGCGCTGCTCGGCGCGCCGCTCATCGCCCAGGCGCTGGTCGCGGCGGCCGCCTCGGTGGCGATGCTGGCGCTGGTGCGGCCCAGCGTCGTGCGTCGGCTGCACGCCGGTCCCGAGCTGGTGCTGGGGCAGCGCAAGCTGCTCGGCCAGCGCGCGCTGGTGACCGAGCGGATCACCGCGATCGAGCCGGGCCGGGTCCGGCTGGCCGGGGAGATCTGGTCCGCGGCGCCCTACGACGAGCACCTCACCATCGAACCGGGGGAGACGGTCGAGGTCTTCGAGATCCGTGGCGCCACGGCGTACGTCCACCCGGTTCCGACCCTGGAGCCCTGA
- the cphA gene encoding cyanophycin synthetase has translation MSQRPTADLAILETRVYRGPNIWSYDRAIHLVVDLGTLEQFPSNTVPGFTDTLLQLLPGLREHSCSRGRRGGFVERLNEGTWLGHVAEHCALALQQVVGHDVRRGKTRSVKGQPGQYHVVYAFIDEQVGLAAGRLAVRLVNHLVEADPEFDWEHELESFILRAERTAFGPSTQAILDEAGSRDIPWIRLNQHSLVQLGQGVHAKRIRATMTSATSAIAVDIASDKDLTTRLLGAAGLPVPKQESVRTGDQAVRVAERIGYPVVLKPLDGNHGRGVCLDLQDAEEVRAAFPVARDQSRRGVVVVESFVTGKDYRCLIIDGRVAAIAERVPASVTGDGTSTVEQLVDTANADPRRGVGHEKVLTRIRVDDAAVALVREQGFEMTDVPAEGTMVKLALTGNMSTGGISIDRTFEAHPENVEIAEEAARMIGLDIAGIDFICPDITEPVRETGGAICEVNAAPGFRMHTHPTIGEPQFIAKPVVDMLFPPGTASRIPIVAVTGTNGKTTTARMISHIFKGMGRKVGMTSTDGVVIDERLVIRSDASGPRSARMVLQNPRVDFAVFEVARGGILREGLGYERNDVAVVLNVQPDHLGLRGIDTVEQLADVKGVLVEAVPRDGHAVLNADDPLVREMRRRCSGEVVWFSMEEPGSEAREMIDAHCRRGGKALVLEPSDRGEMIVVRHGRREMQLAWTHLLPATFAGRARMNVQNTLAAAAAAFAAGAPLHDIRQGLRSFSTNYYLSPGRLNEVDVNGVNVIVDYCHNAPGMKMLGDFVDRVGDSLESSHDLARPSRIGIIATAGDRRDEDMRELGHVAAQHFDVVIVREDVALRGRQRGETAGLVIEGVRAAMADGSRCKQVEQVLDEIDAVRHGLTRSNAGDLVVVCVDKHAAVMGELETWSNQAQAGATANPETPAADPDYAARTPVVS, from the coding sequence ATGTCCCAGCGCCCCACCGCCGACCTCGCGATCCTCGAGACCCGGGTCTACCGCGGTCCGAACATCTGGTCCTACGACCGCGCCATCCACCTCGTGGTCGACCTGGGCACCCTGGAGCAGTTCCCCAGCAACACCGTCCCGGGGTTCACCGACACGCTGCTGCAGCTGCTGCCAGGCCTGCGCGAGCACTCCTGCTCCCGCGGCCGGCGCGGCGGCTTCGTCGAGCGGTTGAACGAGGGGACCTGGTTGGGCCACGTCGCCGAGCACTGCGCGCTGGCGTTGCAGCAGGTCGTCGGCCACGACGTGCGCCGCGGCAAGACCCGCTCGGTGAAGGGCCAGCCGGGCCAGTACCACGTCGTCTACGCCTTCATCGACGAGCAGGTCGGCCTCGCGGCCGGGCGGCTCGCCGTACGCCTGGTCAACCACCTGGTCGAGGCCGACCCGGAGTTCGACTGGGAGCACGAGCTCGAGTCGTTCATCCTGCGCGCCGAGCGGACCGCGTTCGGTCCCTCCACCCAGGCCATCCTCGATGAGGCCGGCTCCCGCGACATCCCCTGGATCCGGCTCAACCAGCACTCCCTGGTCCAGCTCGGCCAGGGCGTGCACGCCAAGCGGATCCGCGCGACGATGACCTCGGCCACGAGCGCGATCGCGGTGGACATCGCCTCCGACAAGGACCTGACGACCCGGCTGCTCGGCGCCGCCGGTCTGCCGGTGCCGAAGCAGGAGTCGGTGCGCACCGGTGACCAGGCGGTGCGGGTCGCCGAGCGGATCGGCTACCCGGTGGTGCTCAAGCCGCTGGATGGCAACCACGGCCGCGGCGTGTGCCTGGACCTGCAGGACGCGGAGGAGGTCCGGGCCGCCTTCCCGGTCGCCCGCGACCAGTCCCGTCGTGGCGTCGTGGTGGTGGAGTCCTTCGTGACCGGCAAGGACTACCGCTGCCTGATCATCGACGGCAGGGTCGCCGCGATCGCCGAGCGGGTCCCCGCCTCGGTCACCGGCGACGGCACCAGCACGGTCGAGCAGCTGGTCGACACCGCCAACGCCGACCCCCGGCGCGGGGTCGGGCACGAGAAGGTGCTGACCCGGATCAGGGTCGACGACGCAGCGGTGGCGCTGGTCCGCGAGCAGGGCTTCGAGATGACCGACGTCCCCGCCGAGGGCACCATGGTCAAGCTCGCGCTGACCGGCAACATGTCGACCGGAGGCATCTCGATCGACCGGACCTTCGAGGCGCACCCGGAGAACGTGGAGATCGCCGAGGAGGCGGCCCGGATGATCGGGCTGGACATCGCCGGCATCGACTTCATCTGCCCCGACATCACCGAGCCGGTCCGCGAGACCGGCGGCGCGATCTGCGAGGTCAACGCCGCACCCGGCTTCCGGATGCACACCCACCCGACGATCGGCGAGCCGCAGTTCATCGCCAAGCCGGTGGTCGACATGCTCTTCCCGCCCGGCACCGCCTCGCGGATCCCGATCGTCGCCGTGACCGGCACCAACGGGAAGACGACCACCGCCCGGATGATCTCCCACATCTTCAAGGGCATGGGCCGCAAGGTCGGGATGACCTCCACCGACGGTGTGGTCATCGACGAGCGCCTGGTGATCCGTAGCGACGCGTCCGGCCCGCGCTCGGCCCGGATGGTGCTGCAGAACCCGCGGGTCGACTTCGCGGTCTTCGAGGTCGCGCGCGGCGGCATCCTGCGCGAGGGCCTGGGCTATGAGCGCAACGACGTGGCCGTGGTGCTCAACGTGCAGCCCGACCATCTCGGGCTGCGCGGCATCGACACCGTCGAGCAGCTCGCCGACGTCAAGGGCGTGCTGGTCGAGGCGGTGCCGCGCGACGGGCACGCCGTGCTCAACGCCGACGACCCGCTGGTGCGCGAGATGCGCCGCCGGTGCTCCGGCGAGGTCGTGTGGTTCTCGATGGAGGAGCCGGGCTCCGAGGCGCGGGAGATGATCGACGCGCACTGCCGGCGCGGCGGCAAGGCGCTGGTCCTCGAGCCCTCCGACCGCGGCGAGATGATCGTGGTCCGGCACGGCCGCCGGGAGATGCAGCTGGCCTGGACCCACCTGCTGCCGGCGACCTTCGCCGGGCGCGCCCGGATGAACGTGCAGAACACCCTCGCGGCCGCCGCCGCGGCGTTCGCGGCCGGGGCACCGCTGCACGACATCCGGCAGGGCCTGCGCAGCTTCTCGACGAACTACTACCTCTCCCCCGGCCGGCTCAACGAGGTCGACGTCAACGGCGTGAACGTCATCGTCGACTACTGCCACAACGCGCCGGGCATGAAGATGCTGGGCGACTTCGTCGACCGGGTCGGTGACTCGCTGGAGTCCAGCCACGACCTCGCCCGCCCCTCCCGCATCGGCATCATCGCCACCGCCGGCGACCGGCGCGACGAGGACATGCGCGAGCTCGGCCACGTGGCGGCCCAGCACTTCGACGTGGTCATCGTGCGCGAGGACGTCGCGCTGCGCGGCCGCCAGCGCGGCGAGACCGCCGGGCTCGTCATCGAGGGCGTCCGCGCCGCGATGGCCGACGGCTCCCGGTGCAAGCAGGTCGAGCAGGTCCTCGACGAGATCGACGCGGTCCGGCACGGGCTGACCCGGTCCAACGCCGGCGACCTGGTCGTGGTGTGCGTCGACAAGCACGCCGCGGTCATGGGCGAGCTCGAGACGTGGTCCAACCAGGCGCAGGCGGGGGCGACGGCGAACCCGGAGACGCCCGCGGCGGATCCCGACTACGCCGCGCGGACGCCCGTGGTCAGCTGA
- a CDS encoding ArsR/SmtB family transcription factor — protein MADNPPDYELADRMALTMPAQVKAVGHPLRTTILQLLHERAATVTELAAAVGRPKSTVAHHVDVLTRNGLLQVVRTRKVRAVEERYYGRTARMFHVAAEPSAEGGELPGDFNDFEVAARESAAAFEQGRLWGFIRHARISEDQASRFWGRLAELVEEFDRMPRSGDTVYGFAIGIYPTDHPTLPTTPPTQ, from the coding sequence ATGGCCGACAACCCACCCGACTACGAGCTGGCCGATCGGATGGCGCTGACCATGCCGGCCCAGGTGAAGGCGGTCGGCCACCCGCTGCGCACCACGATCCTGCAGCTCCTCCACGAACGCGCCGCCACCGTCACCGAGCTCGCGGCTGCGGTCGGGCGCCCCAAGAGCACGGTCGCGCACCACGTGGACGTGCTCACCCGCAACGGCCTGCTGCAGGTGGTGCGCACCCGGAAGGTGCGGGCGGTCGAGGAGCGCTACTACGGGCGCACCGCGCGCATGTTCCACGTGGCAGCGGAGCCATCAGCCGAGGGCGGCGAGCTGCCCGGCGACTTCAACGACTTCGAGGTGGCCGCCCGCGAGTCCGCGGCCGCGTTCGAGCAGGGGAGGCTCTGGGGATTCATCCGGCATGCGCGCATCTCCGAGGACCAGGCCTCCCGGTTCTGGGGCCGGCTGGCCGAGCTGGTCGAGGAGTTCGATCGGATGCCGAGGTCCGGCGACACCGTGTACGGGTTCGCGATCGGCATCTACCCGACCGACCACCCGACCCTGCCGACGACCCCGCCGACCCAGTGA
- a CDS encoding SixA phosphatase family protein: MQPLSRRIVLVRHAKARQDGPTDAERELEDRGRADAAAAGRWLAGQGVGADHALVSAATRTRQTWEAMARAAGWDVVPDLDRGFYGAGPETAMDLIRLTPGEARTLVVIGHNPTVAYLAHLLDDGEGDVEAATAMAGGYPTGAVTLFGFGGDWADLAPATATVLAFHVARG, encoded by the coding sequence GTGCAGCCCCTGTCACGACGGATCGTGCTCGTTCGCCACGCCAAGGCCCGCCAGGACGGGCCGACCGACGCCGAGCGAGAGCTCGAGGATCGCGGCCGCGCCGACGCCGCGGCCGCCGGGCGGTGGCTCGCCGGGCAGGGGGTGGGCGCCGACCACGCACTGGTGTCGGCCGCCACCCGGACCCGGCAGACCTGGGAGGCGATGGCCCGCGCCGCGGGGTGGGACGTCGTGCCCGACCTCGACCGCGGGTTCTACGGCGCCGGGCCGGAGACCGCCATGGACCTGATCCGGCTCACCCCGGGGGAGGCGCGCACCCTGGTGGTGATCGGCCACAACCCGACCGTCGCCTACCTCGCGCACCTGCTCGACGACGGCGAGGGCGACGTCGAGGCGGCGACCGCGATGGCCGGCGGCTACCCGACCGGTGCGGTCACGCTCTTCGGCTTCGGCGGGGACTGGGCCGACCTCGCCCCGGCGACCGCGACGGTCCTGGCGTTCCACGTCGCCCGGGGGTGA
- a CDS encoding cyanophycinase, producing MPSGPLMIIGGAEDKLRRRTILTDFVAASGGEQARIAVIPTASSLGQEVVEVYDALFRKLGAADVVAVRPESREDAHDPALVARLEAATGIFMTGGNQLKLSALVCGTPLADAIRAAHQRGVVVAGTSAGASIQSSHMVAFGGPGATPKQRMTQVAAGLGLLDSTVIDQHFDQRNRYGRLLMIVAQSPQLLGIGVDEDTAAVVEHVDGHDVMQVVGRGAVTVLDPSRIVTNAYDASRSTTLLASGVVLHVLPDGSRFDLTTRTLLPEPGLVDLAEAADLAEAGQDLRNLARDIAAADKSPTALRRRLARRRPPAGASPDTTPQQDPRQDPQQDGAF from the coding sequence ATGCCCAGCGGACCCCTCATGATCATCGGCGGTGCCGAGGACAAGCTCCGGCGGCGGACGATCCTCACGGACTTCGTCGCCGCCAGCGGCGGGGAGCAGGCCCGTATCGCGGTCATCCCCACCGCCTCCTCCCTCGGGCAGGAGGTCGTCGAGGTCTATGACGCGCTGTTCCGCAAGCTCGGGGCCGCCGACGTCGTCGCCGTCCGGCCCGAGAGCCGGGAGGACGCGCACGACCCGGCGCTGGTGGCCCGGCTCGAGGCCGCGACCGGGATCTTCATGACCGGCGGCAACCAGCTGAAGCTCTCCGCGCTGGTCTGCGGCACCCCGCTGGCCGACGCGATCCGAGCCGCCCACCAGCGTGGCGTGGTCGTGGCCGGCACGTCCGCCGGCGCCAGCATCCAGTCCTCCCACATGGTCGCCTTCGGCGGCCCGGGCGCCACCCCCAAGCAGCGGATGACCCAGGTGGCGGCCGGGCTGGGCCTGCTGGACTCCACGGTGATCGACCAGCACTTCGACCAGCGCAACCGGTACGGTCGGCTGCTGATGATCGTGGCCCAGTCGCCCCAGCTGCTGGGTATCGGTGTCGACGAGGACACCGCCGCCGTGGTCGAGCACGTCGACGGCCACGACGTGATGCAGGTCGTGGGCCGCGGCGCGGTCACGGTGCTGGACCCCTCACGGATCGTCACCAACGCCTACGACGCGAGCCGGTCGACCACCCTGCTCGCCAGCGGCGTCGTGCTGCACGTGCTCCCCGACGGGTCGCGGTTCGACCTGACCACCCGCACGCTGCTGCCCGAGCCCGGCCTTGTCGACCTCGCCGAGGCCGCCGACCTGGCCGAGGCGGGACAGGACCTGCGCAACCTCGCCCGCGACATCGCCGCCGCCGACAAGTCCCCCACCGCGCTGCGCCGGCGGCTCGCCCGTCGTCGTCCCCCCGCCGGGGCGAGCCCGGACACCACCCCCCAGCAGGACCCCCGGCAGGACCCCCAGCAGGATGGAGCCTTCTGA